A region from the Tahibacter amnicola genome encodes:
- a CDS encoding acyl carrier protein, whose amino-acid sequence MKNPYDENKMVALVQATLQNVLGLGADEITPDSAIGDDLGAESLDFVEMRYSLERQLGIVLPQRSVLDHYAAAAGDPQAPYDNGRLSQAGAVALQKSFFAYSSEQASAGMYPAQVMGNATVRNWALLCLRILDHLPEKCPDCQHTTAVAAPSGKPVCAGCNAPLKPLSGDEAIAASMAALVAPRQREEVAAA is encoded by the coding sequence ATGAAGAATCCCTACGACGAAAACAAGATGGTGGCGCTGGTTCAGGCCACTCTGCAGAACGTGCTCGGCCTTGGCGCTGACGAGATCACTCCTGACTCGGCCATCGGCGACGACCTGGGCGCCGAGTCGCTCGACTTCGTCGAGATGCGCTACAGCCTGGAGCGCCAGCTGGGTATCGTGCTGCCGCAGCGCAGCGTGCTCGATCACTACGCTGCCGCTGCCGGTGATCCACAGGCGCCCTATGACAACGGTCGTCTCAGCCAGGCAGGCGCAGTCGCGCTGCAGAAGAGCTTCTTCGCCTACTCGTCGGAGCAGGCGTCGGCCGGTATGTATCCGGCGCAGGTGATGGGCAACGCCACCGTGCGCAACTGGGCGCTGCTGTGCCTGCGCATCCTCGATCACCTGCCGGAGAAGTGCCCGGACTGCCAGCACACGACGGCGGTTGCCGCGCCGTCCGGCAAGCCTGTCTGCGCCGGCTGCAATGCGCCGCTCAAACCCCTGAGCGGCGACGAGGCGATCGCCGCGTCCATGGCGGCGCTGGTTGCCCCCCGGCAGCGTGAGGAAGTCGCCGCCGCGTAA